From the Euphorbia lathyris chromosome 6, ddEupLath1.1, whole genome shotgun sequence genome, one window contains:
- the LOC136232974 gene encoding phosphatidylinositol:ceramide inositolphosphotransferase 1: protein MLLHLDREAPKLWRKIRAETLLELSLVVENWKHLLAGIVFQYIHGLAAHGIHYFHKPGPTLQDAGYSLLPELGLDKAYISETLFIFIFSSFALWTLHPFVFQQKKIYTCLIWCRVLAYLVACQILRIVSFYSTHLPGPNYHCHVGSKLARLPSPESVIEVLIINFSKGVNYGCGDLIFSSHMIFTIVFVRTYHKYGSRRSIKQFAWLLAVIQSLLIIASRKHYTVDVVVAWYTVNLVTFYIDNKLPELPDRTTALASAAMLPVSRDKDSRNMVEQDKLLSGISVDTGN from the exons ATGCTGCTCCACCTTGATCGGGAAGCTCCTAAg CTGTGGAGAAAAATCCGTGCAGAAACATTATTAGAACTCTCGCTTGTTGTTGAGAATTGGAAGCATCTTCTTGCTGGGATTGTTTTCCAG TACATACATGGGTTAGCTGCTCATGGAATCCACTACTTCCATAAGCCAGGACCAACACTTCAGGATGCTGGCTATTCTCTTCTTCCG GAACTCGGTCTTGACAAAGCTTACATAAGCGAGACTttgttcattttcattttttcttcttttgcattG TGGACTCTTCACCCCTTTGTTTTCCAgcagaaaaaaatttatacatgTTTAATCTGGTGCAGGGTTCTTGCCTATTTAGTG GCTTGTCAGATTCTTCGGATAGTTTCATTCTATTCAACTCATCTTCCTGGACCAAACTATCACTGCCATGTG GGCTCAAAACTTGCCAGGCTGCCTTCTCCAGAGAGTGTTATTGAAGTTCTTATAATCAATT TCTCCAAAGGGGTTAATTATGGCTGTGGTGATTTGATTTTTTCATCGCACATGATTTTTACCATTGTTTTTGTGCGAACATATCATAAGTATGGCTCAAGGAG GTCCATAAAGCAGTTTGCTTGGTTACTTGCTGTCATTCAAAGCCTTCTTATTATAGCTTCTCGCAAACATTACACGGTTGATGTAGTTGTTGCATG GTATACTGTAAATTTGGTAACGTTTTATATTGACAACAAACTTCCAG AATTGCCAGACCGAACCACTGCACTTGCATCCGCGGCAATGCTGCCTGTGAGTAGAGATAAGGATAGCAGGAACATGGTAGAACAAGACAAATTATTAAGTGGGATTTCTGTTGATACAGGAAACTGA